A DNA window from Thermosynechococcaceae cyanobacterium Okahandja contains the following coding sequences:
- a CDS encoding branched-chain amino acid ABC transporter permease, producing the protein MMNWLSTYGFLMVSMTLGALLALSLYLPLMSGQLSLASPGFYAIGGYIGAILSTQVFPASTPYPLWCLVVEMVLAAVVCGLLGWGLGWPVLRLRGIYFAIATIALVEVLRVLALNLEITGGAIGIFGVPQPFREPLGYLWLTLPLLLLVAIAIGRLEHTRAGRAMQAIRADELVATTLGIDATRYKVLGFTLGAVLAGVTGVLAAHLLNTWNPRQGTFDTGIIALTAVLIGGNRTFVGAVVGGLIFTALPELLRGLADQPQLPMVVTAFLRDGRMILYGLLIVLGTRFFPTGVCQPPRWRWLKGWRQPRKDSLH; encoded by the coding sequence TAATGGTGTCGATGACGCTGGGCGCATTACTGGCGTTGTCTCTGTACTTGCCCTTAATGAGTGGTCAACTGTCGCTGGCGAGTCCCGGCTTCTATGCCATCGGGGGCTATATTGGGGCAATTCTTTCGACTCAGGTGTTTCCTGCTTCGACCCCTTATCCCCTCTGGTGCCTTGTGGTGGAGATGGTTCTAGCAGCAGTGGTTTGTGGGCTGCTGGGCTGGGGGTTAGGATGGCCGGTGTTGCGCCTACGGGGAATTTATTTTGCCATTGCAACCATTGCCTTGGTGGAGGTATTGCGGGTGCTGGCGTTGAACCTAGAGATAACCGGCGGGGCCATTGGCATTTTTGGTGTGCCGCAGCCGTTTCGGGAACCTTTGGGCTACCTGTGGTTGACGTTGCCCCTGTTACTGCTGGTGGCGATCGCCATTGGCCGTCTTGAACATACCCGAGCCGGTCGCGCCATGCAGGCCATTCGCGCCGATGAGTTAGTGGCTACAACCTTGGGTATTGATGCCACGCGCTACAAAGTGTTGGGGTTTACCCTAGGGGCGGTACTGGCTGGGGTGACGGGAGTGTTAGCGGCTCATTTGTTGAATACGTGGAATCCTCGCCAAGGCACCTTCGACACAGGTATTATTGCTCTGACGGCGGTACTCATTGGTGGCAATCGCACCTTTGTCGGGGCGGTGGTGGGTGGCTTGATCTTTACGGCCTTACCGGAACTGCTGCGCGGCTTAGCGGATCAGCCCCAACTGCCGATGGTCGTTACTGCCTTTTTGCGGGATGGGCGAATGATCCTCTACGGTCTGCTAATTGTGCTGGGCACGCGCTTCTTTCCTACGGGCGTGTGTCAACCGCCACGCTGGCGATGGCTTAAGGGGTGGCGGCAGCCCCGCAAGGATTCGCTACACTGA
- a CDS encoding ATP-binding protein produces MATSTHVSLTLGSDLNQLEVLLEWFNRYRPPLLPLEEWLKLELALAEGFTNAVRHAHRDRPKETPIRVELSLAETMIELKIWDQGPGFDLLSHLRRLPAQIAVDAEGGRGLRLLATIVDELSYTPVDAGGNCLVLRKSVPPPIP; encoded by the coding sequence ATGGCAACTTCTACCCATGTTTCCCTGACCCTCGGGAGCGACTTGAACCAACTTGAGGTGCTCCTAGAGTGGTTCAACCGCTATCGACCGCCGCTGCTGCCCCTCGAGGAATGGCTAAAACTGGAACTGGCGTTGGCGGAAGGGTTTACCAATGCCGTGCGCCATGCCCATCGCGATCGCCCCAAGGAGACCCCGATTCGGGTAGAGCTATCCCTAGCGGAGACAATGATTGAGTTGAAGATATGGGACCAGGGGCCAGGCTTTGACCTGCTGAGTCACTTGCGTCGCTTACCGGCTCAAATTGCAGTTGACGCGGAAGGGGGGCGGGGGCTGCGGCTGCTGGCAACCATTGTTGATGAGTTGAGCTATACCCCAGTGGATGCGGGGGGGAATTGCTTAGTGCTGCGTAAGAGCGTTCCCCCGCCTATCCCCTAG
- a CDS encoding protein phosphatase 2C domain-containing protein: MNQPLVTLTCPECGTANPLTHEACSHCHAPLLKRYLWAIGSSLDGYAVGSILSDRYLVQGKHLLLDLFPNEPAPGIDNAAQLYRPYLKLFPKRPHVPELFGALALPEGELLLLEHAPVSCIDIEGAQGTAGLTHAAPLTSIWHKAGLVRRFSWLWQIISLWPALLEENVAATLLNPQLLRAEGSLVRLLQLQVGADPTLAMLGEFWQNHFSFADQDDRFDHAFRMLCEQMQQSQAITAESVQFTLETLFQQALSDLEYDYHYDIVTRSDQGPSRSRNEDSCYPVDGTARKQESRILALVCDGVGGHEGGDVASGLAVSILVEALDPLNLVDTDPADVQQAIQKAIQRTNDAISARNDSEQRHERQRMGTTLVGALIEQANLYLAHIGDSRAYWINRWGCYQLTLDDDVASRDVRLGMSTYHQALEHPYGGSLVQALGMAPSHHLYPTVERFLLDEEGILLLCSDGLSDFNRVETYWNRYLLPVLQGDMSLEEAGDRLIELANTANGHDNVTVALIHCHIRGANGDLEPDYSGIVCSGELPEVTDITMTYTDPPSDDLEVTVSSVAETVLPPPRPHQPVRRPTATRQQWQLLLLLVAFIAAGLSLLAVLSLKRPQMLEVEPSPTPLLTD; the protein is encoded by the coding sequence ATGAATCAGCCCCTAGTGACCCTCACCTGTCCCGAGTGTGGCACGGCTAACCCCCTCACCCATGAAGCCTGTAGCCATTGCCATGCGCCGCTGCTAAAGCGTTATCTGTGGGCTATTGGCTCGAGTTTAGATGGTTACGCGGTTGGCTCAATCCTGAGCGATCGCTACCTTGTGCAGGGCAAACACCTATTACTCGACCTGTTCCCGAATGAGCCTGCCCCCGGCATCGATAACGCCGCCCAACTGTACCGCCCCTACCTGAAACTCTTTCCTAAGCGACCCCACGTTCCCGAACTTTTTGGGGCACTGGCCTTGCCAGAGGGAGAACTCCTGCTCCTGGAGCACGCCCCCGTTAGTTGCATTGATATTGAGGGTGCCCAAGGAACGGCTGGCTTGACTCATGCCGCGCCCCTCACCAGTATTTGGCATAAAGCAGGGCTAGTGCGGCGCTTTAGCTGGCTATGGCAAATCATCTCCCTGTGGCCAGCCTTGTTGGAAGAGAATGTGGCTGCTACCCTCCTGAACCCGCAACTACTACGGGCAGAAGGCTCCCTCGTGCGCCTGCTGCAACTTCAGGTGGGAGCCGACCCCACCCTTGCCATGCTCGGTGAGTTTTGGCAGAACCACTTTAGCTTTGCCGATCAGGACGACCGTTTTGACCATGCCTTTCGGATGCTGTGCGAGCAAATGCAGCAGAGTCAGGCGATTACCGCTGAATCGGTGCAGTTCACCCTTGAAACCCTATTCCAGCAGGCCCTGAGTGACCTAGAGTACGACTACCACTACGATATTGTGACCCGTTCAGATCAAGGGCCGAGCCGCAGTCGCAATGAGGATAGCTGCTATCCTGTGGATGGCACCGCCCGCAAGCAGGAGTCTCGCATTCTTGCTTTGGTTTGTGATGGCGTTGGGGGGCACGAAGGGGGAGATGTGGCCTCTGGCTTGGCCGTCTCAATTTTGGTGGAGGCGCTCGATCCCCTGAATCTGGTGGACACCGATCCGGCAGACGTGCAGCAGGCCATTCAAAAGGCTATCCAGCGCACCAACGATGCCATCAGCGCCCGCAATGATTCCGAGCAGCGCCACGAGCGACAACGGATGGGAACAACCCTTGTGGGTGCCCTAATTGAGCAGGCTAATTTATACCTTGCCCACATCGGCGATAGTCGCGCCTACTGGATTAACCGCTGGGGTTGTTATCAGTTAACCCTCGATGATGATGTGGCCAGTCGGGATGTTCGCTTGGGCATGAGTACGTACCACCAAGCCCTCGAGCATCCCTACGGCGGTTCCCTTGTGCAAGCCCTTGGTATGGCACCCTCCCATCACCTTTACCCGACGGTGGAGCGCTTTTTACTGGACGAAGAAGGCATCCTGTTGCTGTGCTCCGATGGCCTGAGCGATTTTAATCGGGTGGAAACCTACTGGAACCGCTATCTACTGCCGGTGCTGCAAGGAGACATGTCACTGGAGGAGGCGGGCGATCGCCTGATTGAGCTAGCCAATACCGCCAATGGCCACGACAATGTCACCGTTGCCCTGATTCACTGCCACATTCGAGGTGCCAATGGCGACCTAGAACCTGACTATAGCGGCATCGTCTGTAGCGGCGAACTGCCAGAGGTTACCGACATTACCATGACCTATACTGACCCCCCCAGTGATGATCTGGAGGTTACCGTCTCTTCGGTGGCGGAGACGGTTCTGCCGCCTCCTAGGCCTCACCAACCTGTCCGCCGACCTACGGCAACGCGGCAACAGTGGCAGTTGCTGTTACTGCTGGTGGCCTTCATTGCAGCGGGGTTGTCTCTGCTGGCGGTCTTGAGTCTTAAACGCCCCCAGATGCTAGAGGTTGAACCCTCCCCCACGCCACTGCTAACGGACTAG